Genomic segment of Paracholeplasma morum:
CAAGAAACGTTGAAAACAAAGAACGTCCAAGACGTCCTCGTAAAGAATATAACAATAACAACAACGATAGAAAACCTTATGTAAGAAGAGAAAATAATACAAATGCTGAAGGTTCTTCAGAATTAGCAGCAAAGAAAACAAGTGAATTACGTGACCTTGCGAAAGAAAAGAATATTCCTGGATATGAAACCATGAAGAAAGCGGATTTACTTGAAGCTTTGAAGTAAAAAGGTAAATTTTAGGGATGTTAACTCATCCCTTTTATTTCATAAAAATTCAAAAAAATAGTATAATATACTTAATAAATTAGGAGGATACGACAATGGCAGTTACTGCACAACAAGTAAAACAATTAAGAGACATTACTGGCGCTGGTATGTTAGATTGCAAAAAGGCGTTAGAACAAAATGATGGTGACATTGAAGCAGCAGTTACTTATTTAAGAGAAAAAGGTATTGCTAAAGCTGCTAAAAAGGCTGATAGAATCGCAGCTGAAGGATTATGTAATTTCGTAATCGAAGG
This window contains:
- a CDS encoding Rho termination factor N-terminal domain-containing protein, which codes for MQEASRNVENKERPRRPRKEYNNNNNDRKPYVRRENNTNAEGSSELAAKKTSELRDLAKEKNIPGYETMKKADLLEALK